One Podospora pseudopauciseta strain CBS 411.78 chromosome 5 map unlocalized CBS411.78m_5, whole genome shotgun sequence DNA window includes the following coding sequences:
- the ago1 gene encoding Protein argonaute (EggNog:ENOG503NU0D; COG:J) yields the protein MDDTQEFNPKDLPSYPKHTDFKDLSTKAVEKRIDLTPEAYVEDLDKFHPFASRPGWNDDAKARKVNVAINQYRIKVAKLPTIFQYNLDVSPNPDANVVFRKCWENPTLQAHMKQFKTPEGKSGDWLYDGGKILWSRNDIGNQAVKKQIDLRENEDGSRGKPQPLFITITKTKQLNLEAINAYLAGKMGWDNAVLETITFLDQVFRAGPTRVFGFIANKRTLIHPQSSESMPLNALTEAIKGIYSAIRLNSSNITGGQGLGVNVDVANNTYFIGQNMAQLARHLVINLCPNVGPHKPDEFFQFVKPVQDKNGKWGMSAGLKALRRLTNLRFRVTHRGKKDKNGNLIPSPIYRVKGVVFEPKYGQEGASAKKVTFQRKEFNEATQEITTSEMSIYDFYELHYKKRLRLWQLPLIETNKAGYFPMELCEVERFCPYPFKLDGDMTTKMLRFAVQAPKERKMQIEKMVAQLQWGNDRFLKQFGIQMDSTMPKVEARVIPNPGISFGNKIVNPGVSGRWDLRGLKFIEPNPQPLKSWGICVTQDCCDQPTVAAFYKNWSNIYKGHGGRIQNDPIIFRAQGSQYTEVVQNAWHTVGKKFNANPQIIFFILKDKSAWYYERLKRSSDCRYAMPTQMLNLQQVRKGQAQYCSNVCLKVNAKLGGCTAVAVKTQAGQPLKPNSVAPHFDNTPTMFIGADVSHGTAGHLSPSVAAMTVSMDKAATKYAAGAQTNGWRVEIIQPYNMMQMLQPMIKQWRQRNGTFPKRVFYMRDGVSEGQYAHVMQHEFPAMKKAFEAAMTSEKAAAPLFTIIIATKRHHIRFFPDSNAADKNGNALPGTLVEREVTHPFQYDFYLCSHVAIKGTARPVHYTVLHDEVKLPPAKLQEMIYHQCYQYVRSTTPVSLHPAVYYAHLVSNRARPHEMGLFTDRVPEDVKHGILRAALGNYAKLRKARKARQKDSQTSQSDERDKICPKLMPLGREAKPGAKEAFEAGMWFV from the exons ATGGATGACACTCAGGAGTTCAATCCCAAGGACTTGCCTTCCTACCCCAAGCATACCGACTTCAAAGACTTGAGCACCAAGGCTGTTGAGAAGCGCATTGATCTCACCCCCGAGGCTTACGTCGAGGATCTTGACAAATTCCACCCCTTTGCCAGCCGCCCTGGTTGGAATGACGATGCCAAGGCCCGCAAGGTCAATGTCGCTATCAACCAGTACCGCATCAAGGTTGCCAAGCTGCCCACCATCTTCCAGTACAAT CTTGACGTTTCCCCCAATCCCGATGCCAATGTGGTCTTCCGCAAGTGCTGGGAGAACCCGACCTTGCAAGCCCACATGAAGCAGTTCAAGACCCCCGAAGGCAAGTCGGGCGACTGGCTGTATGATGGTGGCAAGATCCTCTGGTCCCGCAACGACATTGGCAATCAGGCTGTCAAGAAACAGATAGACCTCCGCGAGAATGAGGATGGCTCGCGTGGCAAGCCCCAGCCGCttttcatcaccatcaccaagaccaagcagTTGAACCTGGAGGCGATCAATGCCTATCTGGCTGGCAAGATGGGCTGGGACAATGCGGTTCTGGAGACTATCA CTTTTCTGGACCAGGTTTTCCGTGCTGGTCCCACTAGGGTTTTCGGTTTCATCGCCAACAAGCGTACGCTTATCCACCCCCAGAGCTCTGAGAGCATGCCTCTCAACGCTCTCACTGAGGCTATCAAGGGCATTTACTCTGCCATTCGCCTAAACTCGTCCAACATCACCGGCGGTCAGGGCCTCGGTGTCAATGTCGAcgtcgccaacaacacctacTTCATTGGTCAGAACATGGCTCAGCTGGCCCGCCACTTGGTCATCAACTTGTGCCCCAATGTCGGTCCCCACAAGCCTGATGAGTTCTTCCAGTTTGTCAAGCCTGTCCAGGACAAGAACGGCAAATGGGGCATGTCTGCCGGGCTCAAGGCTCTCCGCCGCTTGACGAATCTTCGCTTCAGGGTCACTCATCGCggcaagaaggacaagaatgGGAACCtgatcccctcccccatctaCAGGGTCAAGGGAGTCGTGTTTGAGCCAAAGTATGGCCAGGAGGGTGCGtcggccaagaaggtcacTTTTCAGCGCAAGGAATTCAATGAGGCCACGCAGGAGATCACCACCTCCGAGATGTCCATTTACGACTTCTACGAGCTTCATTACAAGAAGCGTCTTCGTCTCTGGCAGCTGCCTCTGATTGAGACCAACAAGGCCGGGTACTTTCCCATGGAGCTCTGCGAGGTGGAGCGCTTCTGCCCCTACCCATTCAAGCTTGATGGAGACATGACCACCAAGATGTTGCGGTTTGCTGTCCAGGCTCCCAAAGAGCGCAAGATGCAGATCGAGAAGATGGTTGCCCAGCTCCAGTGGGGCAATGACAGGTTCCTCAAGCAATTCGGCATCCAGATGGACAGCACCATGCCCAAGGTCGAAGCCCGTGTCATTCCCAACCCCGGCATCTCATTCGGCAACAAGATCGTCAATCCCGGAGTGAGTGGTCGCTGGGATCTTCGTGGGCTCAAGTTCATTGAGCCCAACCCACAGCCACTCAAGTCGTGGGGCATCTGCGTCACCCAGGACTGCTGTGACCAGCCCACTGTCGCCGCCTTCTACAAGAACTGGTCCAATATCTACAAGGGCCACGGCGGGCGGATCCAAAAtgaccccatcatcttccgGGCCCAGGGCAGTCAGTACACCGAGGTCGTCCAGAATGCCTGGCATACGGTCGGCAAGAAATTCAATGCGAACCCTCagatcatcttcttcatcctcaagGACAAGTCGGCTTGGTACTACGAGCGCTTGAAGCGCAGCTCAGACTGCCGCTATGCCATGCCGACGCAGATGTTGAACCTCCAGCAGGTCCGGAAGGGCCAGGCGCAGTACTGCTCCAACGTCTGCTTGAAGGTCAATGCCAAGCTAGGTGGATGCACTGCCGTGGCCGTCAAGACTCAGGCTGGGCAGCCGCTCAAGCCCAACTCTGTGGCGCCGCACTTTGACAACACGCCTACCATGTTTATTGGTGCTGATGTTTCCCACGGCACTGCTGGTCATCTGTCGCCTTCGGTTGCTGCCATGACTGTCTCCATGGACAAGGCGGCCACCAAGTACGCCGCTGGTGCCCAGACCAATGGCTGGAGGGTTGAGATTATCCAGCCTTACAACATGATGCAGATGCTGCAGCCCATGATTAAACAGTGGCGCCAGCGGAACGGTACGTTTCCCAAGCGCGTATTCTACATGCGCGACGGTGTCTCTGAGGGCCAGTACGCCCACGTCATGCAGCACGAGTTCCCGGCCATGAAGAAGGCGTTCGAGGCGGCCATGACTAGTGAGAAGGCTGCCGCCCCGctcttcaccatcatcattgcCACCAAGCGTCACCACATCCGCTTCTTCCCCGACAGCAACGCGGCGGACAAAAACGGCAACGCCCTCCCGGGCACCCTGGTTGAGCGTGAAgtcacccaccccttccagTACGATTTCTACCTCTGCTCCCATGTGGCCATCAAGGGCACGGCGCGCCCTGTTCACTACACGGTTCTGCACGACGAGGTCAAGCTGCCTCCTGCCAAGCTTCAGGAGATGATCTATCACCAGTGCTACCAGTATGTGCGGTCCACCACTCCGGTGTCTCTGCACCCTGCCGTGTACTATGCCCACTTGGTGAGCAACCGCGCGCGTCCCCACGAAATGGGCCTCTTCACCGACCGTGTCCCCGAGGACGTCAAGCATGGTATCCTCCGCGCGGCTCTGGGCAACTATGCCAAGTTGCGGAAGGCCAGGAAGGCCAGGCAGAAGGACAGCCAGACCTCCCAGAGCGACGAGCGCGACAAGATCTGCCCCAAGCTCATGCCCCTTGGACGGGAGGCCAAGCCCGGGGCCAAGGAGGCGTTCGAGGCGGGTATGTGGTTCGTCTAA
- the SRO7 gene encoding Lethal(2) giant larvae sro7 (COG:U; EggNog:ENOG503NU4G; BUSCO:EOG09260931) yields the protein MASFLRAKQSGVATDLSAGLLPGSFNPDELARYGINSQVSCLAYDPTRSLLAVGTSPSTFSPRGKIYVFGRDRVHRILQPPNPSGGVSYRQLAFVNHLLVSLDSNNEVALWDLETCTQTSKYSYVKVSSLVTDPALDWAFVGSASSSGDVQVYDLDRARPVPFRLGNLAKEVYPREMIGDRAGVAAMALHPRDIGKLAVGYAGGVVGVYSFKMGGVQRWYEPPPAGGMMMMRGKVKLTNVVWHPSGTFLMGGYENGVMVFWDVKEGRVVGVRDVYGSLDDLEGDKRDRVPLGRVKWACKGNNPDDTGLVVQGGWDRGEQQSGKKGISFLDLGPTPVYATSSWEVLGGYVKGKGERVVMEMPPGAEVVDYVLIPRQSPYFDGAQDPLAVMAMLSSGELITMSFPSGWAISPTNMLHPSLSFVHPFVQRIGVASLGRERWLGMVEKRSQGEAILKGGKVGSTRRKMVDVRNVILVAHADSTVRIWDVGFADEVENPGQLQVDVARAVGRFEDVSVSEVHMAEGTGEFAAGTKTGEVVVYKWGVNKFDGRDATTALDPKPGGLTDISTRAEPSLKEGLQPFVLYEMAQGPISALCVSDVGFIAVGSEGGHFSIIDLRGPSVIYTSPVTEFITQEKKSFSLKKSSSSHNKLEFPTAISFGVMTLEGDSYSSICCFVGTNLGHIATFCLLPSGQSYTAKPAGSIKTSGDRVISLSPINSETGSPATATGQSVAGLRSNVQTPGVLVAVTQSEIRIFKPSTNKGASKSFDDQLCDSARVIHPPNLPPSVVCLFGDRTTRAYSIPSLKEVGRASLSMLDPSRTLSCVISKTGELIAWNGPSEIAVMPVYGSGKGLPVSTDSLISPERTLPPRPTISNLQWISGTQYVSPTDLDLLIGGEGRPPSKRVVRAEEVERAAAGGGGYGGSSSQQQQEGWGDYLVRQVNERAEKLSFVDDAMMKLQEASSGWAEDVNKTVKEQKRGLLLGGLKKSFF from the exons ATGGCGTCCTTTTTACGAGCCAAACAGAGCGGTGTTGCGACCGACCTGTCTGCCGGGCTGCTACCGGGGAGTTTTAACCCTGACGAGCTGGCCAGATATGGGATCAACTCCCAGGTTAG TTGTCTAGCCTACGACCCGACCCGATCCCTCCTCGCGGTCGGCACATCCCCATCGACCTTTTCTCCCAGGGGGAAGATCTACGTCTTTGGTCGTGACCGCGTCCATCGgatcctccaacctcccaatcCCTCCGGGGGGGTTTCCTATCGACAGCTCGCCTTTGTAAATCATTTGTTGGTGTCACTTGATTCGAACAACGAGGTTGCCTTGTGGGATTTGGAGACTTGCACCCAGACGTCAAAGTACAGCTACGTTAAAGTTTCTAGTTTGGTCACTGATCCTGCTCTTGACTGGGCTTTTGTTGGGTCGGCGTCTTCTTCGGGGGATGTGCAAGTTTATGACCTTGACCGAGCGAGGCCGGTGCCGTTCCGGTTGGGGAATTTGGCGAAGGAGGTTTACCCGAGGGAGATGATTGGGGATCGGGCGGGGGTGGCGGCTATGGCGCTACATCCGAGGGATATCGGGAAGCTGGCTGTGGGCTATGccgggggggtggtgggggtttaTAGTTTTAAGATGGGGGGGGTGCAGAGGTGGTATGAACCACCGCCGGctggggggatgatgatgatgaggggaaAGGTGAAGTTGACGAATGTGGTTTGGCACCCGTCGGGGACTTTTCTCATGGGGGGGTATGAGAATGGGGTGATGGTTTTTTGGGatgtgaaggaggggagggtggttggggtgAGGGATGTTTATGGGTCGTTGGATGATCTGGAGGGGGATAAGAGGGATAGGGTgccgttggggagggtgaagtGGGCTTGTAAGGGGAACAATCCGGATGATactgggttggtggtgcagggggggtgggataggggagagcagcagagcgggaagaaggggataaGTTTTCTTGATTTGGGGCCTACGCCGGTTTATGCGACGAGTTCGtgggaggttttgggggggtacgtcaaggggaagggggagagggtggtgatggagatgccGCCGGGcgcagaggtggtggattaTGTGTTGATCCCTAGACAGAGTCCTTATTTTGATGGGGCGCAGGATCCGCTTGCGGTTATGGCCATGTTGAGCTCTGGGGAGTTGATTACTATGAGTTTCCCGTCCGGGTGGGCGATTAGTCCGACGAACATGCTGCATCCGAGCTTGTCGTTCGTGCACCCGTTTGTGCAGAGGATTGGGGTGgcgagtttggggagggagaggtggttggggatggtggaaaAGAGGAGCCAGGGGGAGGCGATACTGAAGGGAGGGAAGGTGGGCAGtacgaggaggaagatggtggATGTGAGGAATGTGATTTTGGTGGCGCACGCGGATAGCACGGTGAGGATTTGGGATGTCGGATTTGCGGACGAGGTTGAGAACCCGGGGCAGTTGCAGGTTGATgtggcgagggcggtggggaggtttGAGGATGTGAGTGTTAGTGAGGTGCATATGGCCgaggggacgggggagtTTGCCGCGGGGACGAagacgggggaggtggtggtttaCAAGTGGGGGGTCAATAAGTTTGATGGGAGGGATGCGACGACGGCGCTGGATCCAAAGCCTGGAGGACTGACGGATATCAGTACGAGGGCTGAGCCTTCACTCAAAGAGGGTCTTCAACCCTTTGTGCTCTACGAGATGGCACAAGGTCCCATCTCGGCGCTTTGCGTCTCAGACGTAGGGTTCATCGCAGTCGGATCAGAAGGAGGACACTTCAGCATAATCGACCTCCGCGGCCCATCCGTCATCTACACCTCCCCAGTGACCGAGTTCATCACCCAAGAAAAGAagtccttctccctcaagaaatcctcctcctcccacaacAAGTTGGAATTCCCCACGGCTATTTCCTTTGGCGTCATGACACTGGAAGGAGACAGCTACTCCTCCATCTGCTGCTTCGTCGGCACAAACCTAGGCCACATTGCGACGTTCTGCCTCTTGCCGTCAGGGCAATCTTACACGGCAAAACCCGCCGGCTCCATCAAGACCTCAGGCGATAGGGTCATTTCCCTCAGCCCGATCAACTCGGAAACTGGCTCCCCGGCCACAGCAACGGGGCAGTCGGTCGCTGGTTTGAGGTCAAACGTCCAAACCCCCGGCGTTTTAGTCGCCGTAACCCAATCCGAAATCCGGATTTTCaaaccctccaccaacaaggGCGCGTCCAAATCTTTTGACGACCAGCTCTGCGACTCTGCCAGAGTCATCCACCCGCCTAATCTCCCACCGTCGGTTGTCTGTCTGTTCGGTGACCGCACCACCAGGGCGTATTCCATCCCGTCGCTCAAAGAAGTCGGCCGCGCAAGTTTGTCCATGCTGGACCCCTCCCGGACGCTGTCGTGCGTGATATCAAAAACGGGAGAGCTGATAGCGTGGAACGGACCGTCTGAGATTGCAGTCATGCCCGTTTATGGGAGCGGTAAAGGGCTCCCTGTCTCGACGGATAGTTTGATTTCGCCCGAGAGGACACTACCCCCCAGACCGACGATTTCGAATCTTCAGTGGATCTCGGGGACGCAATATGTCAGTCCGACGGATTTGGATTTGTTGatcgggggggaggggaggccgCCTtcgaagagggtggtgagggctgaggaggtggagcgtgctgctgctggtggtggggggtaCGGCGGGAGCAGTagccagcaacaacaagaggGCTGGGGAGATTATTTGGTCAGGCAGGTGAATGAGAGGGCGGAGAAGCTCAGCTTTGTGGACGATGCGATGATGAAGCTGCAGGAGGCGAGCAGCGGGTGGGCGGAGGATGTCAACAAGACGGTCAAGGAGcagaagagggggttgttgctgggggggttgaagaagagtTTCTTTTGA
- a CDS encoding uncharacterized protein (EggNog:ENOG503NWTF; COG:G) encodes MLSSFLLRPHLLTLHQTSTDHPPPFQPNSSSSRRPEGHRNPPPHDQGRMNSSSEKVAAGEVNNIENADSKAGSKVGSDVHRSPADFGFTPEQEKAILRRVDRRLVLTVGAMYCISLMDRTNLGAANIAGMGVDLVLIGNRYSLISLLFFVTYIIFQPPSTILVRKIGPRLHLAAITVLWGAVMIGMGFVVNWEQMAGMRLLLGVLEAGFFPSAVYLLSTWYTRYEVGKRNAVFYLIGSCASAFAGILAYGIMQMKGLADMNGWRWIFVIEGIITCVLGLVGYWLLVDFPDSKRESWSFLGPTEKEWICARVNADRGDVKVQEFSIKKYLGAGLDWKIWAYAMIFFNTTTVTYALAYFLPIILNLELGFSVGEAQCLVAPPYAFAAIVIYLSGWIGDKYHVRGPVIVGNIILCMIGLPIMGFAKSSAVRYFGVFFVTAGANANVSTALSYQANNIRGQWKRAFCSATFVMFGGIGGIAGSLVFRGEDAPHYRPGLYACIATSGLTLILVGLLSLSFYRSNSAADRGEKELEADGDEDYEPGFRYTY; translated from the exons ATGCTGTCGTCCTtccttcttcgtcctcacctcctcacccttcACCAAACCTCGACCGACCATCCCCCCCCGTTTCAGCCAAACAGCTCTTCCAGTCGGAGACCAGAAGGGCACcgcaacccccccccccacgACCAGGGAAGAATGAACTCCTCTTCGGAGAAGGTCGCCGCCGGCGAAGTCAACAACATTGAGAATGCTGACTCCAAGGCTGGCTCCAAGGTTGGCTCGGATGTCCACCGCTCGCCTGCCGACTTTGGCTTCACGCCAgagcaggagaaggccaTTCTCAGACGGGTCGATCGCCGTCTCGTCTTGACTGTCGGTGCCATGTACTGCATCTCGCTCATGGACCGTACCAACTTGGGTGCCGCCAACATCGCCGGCATGGGTGTTGATCTCGTCTTGATTGGAAACCGCTAC TCTCTCATCTCCCTCTTGTTCTTCGTCACCTACATCATCTTCCAGCCCCCATCCACCATTCTTGTCCGCAAGATCGGTCCCAGATTGCATTTGGCTGCCATCACTGTCTTGTGGGGTGCCGTCATGATTGGTATGGGTTTCGTCGTGAACTGGGAGCAGATGGCCGGCATGAGACTTCTTCTCGGTGTGTTGGAGGCTGGCTTCTTCCCCAGCGCTGTCTACCTTTTGAGCACCTGGTACACTAGAT ATGAGGTCGGAAAGAGAAACGCTGTCTTCTATCTCATTGGTTCTTGCGCCAGTGCCTTTGCTGGTATCCTGGCTTACGGA ATCATGCAAATGAAGGGCCTTGCTGACATGAACGGTTGGAGATGGATCTTCGTCATTGAAGGTATCATCACCTGCGTGCTCGGTCTTGTCGGCTACTGGCTCCTCGTCGACTTCCCCGACTCCAAGAGAGAGTCATGGTCTTTCCTTGGCCCCACCGAGAAGGAGTGGATTTGCGCTCGTGTCAACGCCGATCGTGGTGATGTCAAGGTCCAGGAATTCTCCATCAAGAAGTACCTCGGTGCCGGTCTCGACTGGAAGATTTGGGCCTACGCCATgatcttcttcaacaccaccaccgtcacctACGCCCTCGCCTACTTCTTGCCCATCATTCTCAACCTCGAGCTCGGATTTTCGGTCGGCGAGGCTCAGTGCCTGGTTGCTCCTCCCTATGCCTTTGCCGCCATCGTCATCTACCTCTCTGGCTGGATCGGCGACAAGTACCACGTCCGCGGCCCCGTCATTGTCGGTAACATCATCCTCTGCATGATTGGTCTCCCCATCATGGGCTTCGCCAAGAGCTCGGCCGTCCGCTACTTTGGTGTCTTCTTCGTTACCGCCGGCGCCAACGCCAACGTCTCGACCGCCCTGTCCTACCAGGCCAACAACATCCGCGGCCAGTGGAAACGCGCCTTTTGCTCGGCCACCTTTGTCATGTTTGGCGGCATCGGCGGCATCGCCGGCTCGCTCGTCTTCAGAGGCGAGGACGCGCCCCACTACCGCCCCGGTCTCTATGCCTGCATTGCCACCAGCGGTCTTACTCTGATCCTCGTTGGCCTTCTCAGCTTGAGCTTCTACCGGTCCAACAGCGCGGCCGACAGGGGCGAGAAGGAGCTTGAGGctgatggcgatgaggatTATGAGCCTGGGTTCCGTTACACTTACtaa
- a CDS encoding uncharacterized protein (CAZy:AA9; EggNog:ENOG503P1HI; COG:G) has protein sequence MKFLSLLAAASTATAHTIFVQLDAGGKVYPVSHAIRTPTYDGPITNVNSNDLACNGGPNPTMKSNEVITVQAGTTVKAVWRHTLTSGPNNVMDASHKGPTLAYLKKVSNALTDTGIGGGWFKIQEDGYNGGNWGTSKVINNAGLHYIDIPSCIAPGQYLLRAEMIALHGAGSSGGAQLYMECAQINVVGGTGAVSPKTYSIPGIYKSNDPGILVNIYSMTTSSKYTIPGPPLFTCAGGSGGSGPVTTQPEPVVEVPAPTQPEPVDSGCEAAQWQQCGGQNYSGCTRCAAGFTCKNINQYYHQCS, from the exons ATGAAGTTCTTGTCCCTTCTTGCCGCTGCCTCCACGGCGACGGCTCATACCATCTTTGTCCAGCTCGATGCCGGGGGCAAGGTGTATCCTGTCTCGCACGCTATCCGGACCCCCACCTATGATGGCCCGATCACCAACGTTAACTCGAATGACTTGGCCTGCAATGGGGGGCCAAACCCGACGATGAAGTCGAATGAGGTCATCACCGTCCAGGCAGGCACGACGGTCAAAGCGGTGTGGAGGCACACGCTGACTTCGGGGCCGAATAATGTCATGGATGCTTCCCACAAGGGGCCGACGTTGGCGTATTTGAAAAAGGTTAGCAATGCGCTGACCGACACGGGGattggaggggggtggttcaAGATTCAGGAGGATGGCTATAACGGGGGGAATTGGGGGACCAGCAAGGTTATCAATAATGCTGGGTTGCATTATAT TGATATCCCCTCTTGCATCGCCCCGGGCCAATACCTCCTTCGCGCCGAGATGATTGCTCTCCACGGCGCTGGTTCGTCCGGTGGTGCTCAGCTTTAT ATGGAATGCGCCCAAATCAACGTCGTCGGCGGGACTGGCGCCGTCTCGCCCAAAACGTACTCCATCCCCGGCATCTACAAGTCCAACGACCCGGGTATTTTGGTCAACATCTACTCCATGACCACGTCCTCAAAGTACACCATCCCTGGTCCACCTCTCTTCACCTGCGCCGGCGGCAGCGGAGGATCAGGTCCGGTGACGACCCAACCCGAAccagtggtggaggtgccaGCCCCGACCCAGCCAGAGCCGGTGGACAGCGGGTGTGAGGCTGCGCAGTGGCAGCAGTGCGGTGGGCAGAATTATTCTGGTTGCACCAGGTGCGCGGCTGGGTTTACGTGTAAGAATATCAATCAGTACTATCATCAGTGCTCGTAG
- a CDS encoding uncharacterized protein (EggNog:ENOG503Q38V; COG:J) produces the protein MAPTAVFTQNAPAPIPQLSQAIKHNGMVFCSGSLATDPKTGKFIEGSFQDRVRQCLDNLKEVLLAAGSSLDHVAKVNVFLTDMKNFKDMNEVYDQFFTKEPKPARTCVAVYQLPLGTDVEVECIAAEMPKAKL, from the exons ATGGCCCCCACCGCCGTCTTCACCCAAAACGCCCCCGCGCCCATCCCGCAGCTCAGCCAAGCCATCAAGCACAACGGCATGGTGTTCTGCTCCGGCTCTCTCGCCACCGATCCCAAGACTGGAAAGTTCATCGAGGGTTCCTTCCAAGATCGCGTG AGACAATgcctcgacaacctcaaggaGGTCCTCCTAGCGGCGGGAAGCAGCCTAGACCATGTCGCAAAGGTCAATGTCTTCTTGACCGACATGAAGAACTTCAAGGACATGAACGAGGTTTATGATCAGTTCTTTACCAAAGAGCCCAAGCCG GCGCGGACTTGTGTAGCTGTTTACCAGCTGCCTTTGGGGACTGATGTTGAGGTGGAGTGCATTGCTGCTGAGATGCCAAAGGCTAAGCTCTGA
- a CDS encoding uncharacterized protein (COG:S; EggNog:ENOG503P36K): MRTPILLSAHRAAAHYRLLGLTKSHHAALPNSTLIAHSHLHFQHRFNSSSSSSSSSSSPQPPLPLNLTPQDIQYNKTLNPPPTTRPPPFSIPENNPSLSLPRNLLAKGKAILTFYKTGLKSILVNRRLCYTPLDSLPEPLKQLKPYPDTRAALILKSRLRHDLGRLMPLSLILLVCAEFTPVVILGAPNLKVTPLTCRMPREVEAIRGRDRAVRKRARELYGKGEGEVDVDVVVGEVLRVGRPRFVPGWIYPGVMRKGKLERRLAWIVADDAMIVQGGGEGELVVEEVRVALEERGVDVLGKGEEELRGLLRKWLEITAQVEDLDVRREVVKRMVLQGEERWGRWERWEESKLTVEGWI; the protein is encoded by the coding sequence ATGAgaacccccatcctcctcagcgcCCACCGCGCTGCTGCTCACTACCGCCTACTCGGCCTCACAAAATCTCATCATGCCGCCTTGCCCAACTCAACTCTCATAGCTCACTCACATCTTCACTTCCAACACCGattcaactcctcctcctcctcctcctcctcctcctcctccccccaaccccccctcccgctcaacctcaccccccaagACATCCAATACAACAAAACcctcaacccaccccccaccacccgtcccccccccttttccatccctgaaaacaacccctccctctccctcccacggaacctcctcgccaaaggCAAGGCCATCCTGACGTTTTACAAAACCGGCCTCAAATCCATCCTCGTGAACCGCCGCCTCTGCTACACGCCCCTCGACTCTTTGCCTGAGCCGCTCAAGCAGTTGAAACCCTACCCCGACACGCGCGCGGCGCTGATACTGAAGTCCCGGTTGAGGCATGATTTGGGGAGGCTGATGCCCCTTTCGTTGATATTGCTTGTCTGCGCCGAGTTCACGCCTGTGGTTATACTGGGGGCGCCGAACTTGAAGGTCACGCCGTTGACGTGTCGGATGCcgagggaggttgaggcgATCAGGGGGAGGGATAGGGCTGTGAGGAAAAGGGCGAGGGAGCTGTacgggaagggggagggggaggtggatgtggatgtggttgttggggaggtgctgagggtggggaggccGAGGTTTGTGCCGGGGTGGATTTATCCGGGCgtgatgaggaaggggaaacTGGAGAGGAGGCTGGCGTGGATTGTGGCGGATGATGCGATGATTGTGcagggcgggggggagggggagttggtggtggaggaggtgagggtggcgttggaggagaggggggttgatgtgctggggaagggggaggaggagctgagggggttgttgaggaagtgGTTGGAGATCACGGCGcaggtggaggatttggatgtgaggagggaggtggtcaaGAGGATGGTGCTGCAGGgcgaggagaggtgggggaggtgggagaggtgggaggagagtAAATTGACGGTGGAGGGTTGGATTTGA